The Canis aureus isolate CA01 chromosome 24, VMU_Caureus_v.1.0, whole genome shotgun sequence genome includes a window with the following:
- the DEFB134 gene encoding beta-defensin 134, with the protein MKPLLVVLILLFFWDPVLAGLNPLSSEIHRKCYGNGICRLECFTSEMLVDYCLFQLECCIKGNPEP; encoded by the exons ATGAAGCCTCTCCTCGTTGTGCTTATCTTGCTCTTCTTTTGGGACCCAGTGCTGGCAG gttTGAATCCACTGTCATCAGAAATACACAGGAAATGCTATGGGAATGGTATCTGCAGACTTGAGTGCTTTACAAGTGAAATGTTAGTTGACTACTGTCTGTTTCAACTAGAGTGCTGTATCAAAGGAAACCCGGAGCCCTGA
- the DEFB135 gene encoding beta-defensin 135, whose translation MKSLLLVLVVLVLLSCVPPVRSGPNAYIRRVFSTCWRTKGVCKKSCGKSEEYHILCDITRLCCINKKYLPVQIGK comes from the exons ATGAAGAGCTTACTCTTGGTCCTTGTGGTCCTTGTGTTACTCTCCTGTGTTCCACCAG TTAGAAGTGGACCGAATGCGTATATAAGAAGAGTCTTTTCTACATGCTGGCGAACAAAAGGTGTTTGCAAGAAATCATGTGGGAAAAGTGAAGAATATCATATTCTTTGTGATATTACACGTTTGTGCTGCATTAACAAAAAGTATTTACCTGTACAGATTGGAAAGTAG